Genomic DNA from Clostridiales bacterium:
CAACTCTCGGGCGGTGTAAACCGCGCCGCAAGAGCGCCGCCAGGTGTCGGGATTGTGGCAATAACGGCATCTTAGGCCGCACCCCTGCATAAAAACCACCGTTCTTATGCCCGGCCCGTCCACCGCGCCCAATGATTCTATGGAATGGACATAACCTATTTTCATATTAGTTTAATTATACCCTATAAACCCAATACGATAAAGCCCCGAAAAGCGCTTGGGCTTTTGGGGGCTTAAAGCCTGTGAAAACCTCTAAACGCTTTATAGCGAGTCAAAAAAAGTTCTTTTTATTACCTCGTCTTGCTGCATCTTGTTTAAAGAGTTAAACCTTACCGCGTAGCCGCTCACCCTTATGGTAAGGTTGGGGTATTTTTCGGGATGTTTTTGCGCGTCCAATAGGCATTCGCGGTCCAAAACATTGACATTTATATGGTGCGAGCCTTGGGAGAAATAACCGTCCAAAATATTGACCAAATTGGTTTGCCTTTCTTTTAGGTCGGCGCCCAATGTTTTTGGGGTAATGCTGAATGTGTTGGATATGCCGTCCAAGCAAGCCTCGTAAGGTATTTTGGCGACGCTGTTTAGTGAGGCAAGCGCGCCGCAGCATTCCCTGCCGTGCATAGGGTTAGCCCCGGGCGCGAAAGGTTCGCCAAACTTTCGGCCGTCGGGCGTGGACCCCGTCTTTTTGCCGTATACGACATTGCTGGTTATGGTCAAAATGGACAGAGTATGCTTGGCGTTGCGGTAGGTCGGACGCTTCTTTAGCGCCTCGTAAAAATACGAAACGATCTCGCGGGCGATGGAGTCCGCCCTCTCGTCGTCGTTGCCGTATTTGGGAAAGTCGCCTTCCACGATATAATCAACCACAATGCCTTGCTCGTTTGGTATGGCTTGGACCTTGGCGTGTTTGATCGCGCTCAAAGAATCCGCCGCGACCGAAAGCCCGGCGATTCCAAACGCCATAAGCCTTTCCACATGGGTGTTGTGCAAGGCCATTTGGATTTTCTCATATGCGTATTTGTCGTGCATATAATGGATGATGTTCATTGTGTCCACATACAGCGCCGCCAGCCAATCCATATACTTTTTAAATCTTTGGTAAACCTCGTTATAATTAAGCCCGCCTGTCAATACGGACATCTGGGGACCTATTTGGACGCCGCTTAATTCGTCTTTGCCGCCGTTGATTGCCATAAGCAACACTTTGGGCAGGTTGCAACGCGCGCCGAAATATTGCATCTGCTCGCCTATTTTCATGGCGCTGACGCAGCAGGCAATGCCGTAATCGTCGCCGTAAATAGGGCGCATTATATCGTCGTTTTCGTATTGTATGGAATTGGTGGCAATGCTGATATAAGCGCAATATTCTTTGAAGTTTTGCGGCAAGCCCTCCGACCATAACACCGTCAAGTTGGGCTCGGGCGAAGGGGTCAAGTTTTCCAGCGTGCGCAAAAACCTATAGGAAGTTTTGGTGACCATATGCCGCCCGTCAAGACACATTCCGCCTATGCTCTCGGTAACCCAAGTCGGATCGCCCGCAAACAGCTCGTTGTATTCGGGCGTCCTTAGTTGGCGCGCCATTCTGAGTTTTAGGACGAACTGGTCTATAAGCTCTTGGGCGAATTCTTCGTTTATGACGCCGTTTTTGATATCCCTTTGGATATAAATATCCAAAAACGTGGATACCCTGCCTAAGCTCTCGGCCGCGCCGTTTTGTTCTTTTATGGCCGCAAGATAGGCGAAATACAGCCATTGCACAGCCTCTTGGGCGTTTGAGGCGGGTTCGGAAATATCGTATCCATACATAGCCGCCATTTGTTTTAG
This window encodes:
- the pflB gene encoding formate C-acetyltransferase, producing MRKEWNGFKTHLWEKDVNVRDFIVANYEPYDGDQSFLAGPTKRTLGLLEKYNELHKLEQERGGVLDIDTETVSSLTSYKPGYLDRDNELIVGFQTDQPLKRGVNPFGGMRMARAACESYGYKLSQKIEDQFKYRTTHNDGVFRVYTSTMRKARRSGIITGLPDAYGRGRIIGDYRRVVLYGVDYLIEKKKADMQELENTIMLDENIRLREEVFRQIEYLDQLKQMAAMYGYDISEPASNAQEAVQWLYFAYLAAIKEQNGAAESLGRVSTFLDIYIQRDIKNGVINEEFAQELIDQFVLKLRMARQLRTPEYNELFAGDPTWVTESIGGMCLDGRHMVTKTSYRFLRTLENLTPSPEPNLTVLWSEGLPQNFKEYCAYISIATNSIQYENDDIMRPIYGDDYGIACCVSAMKIGEQMQYFGARCNLPKVLLMAINGGKDELSGVQIGPQMSVLTGGLNYNEVYQRFKKYMDWLAALYVDTMNIIHYMHDKYAYEKIQMALHNTHVERLMAFGIAGLSVAADSLSAIKHAKVQAIPNEQGIVVDYIVEGDFPKYGNDDERADSIAREIVSYFYEALKKRPTYRNAKHTLSILTITSNVVYGKKTGSTPDGRKFGEPFAPGANPMHGRECCGALASLNSVAKIPYEACLDGISNTFSITPKTLGADLKERQTNLVNILDGYFSQGSHHINVNVLDRECLLDAQKHPEKYPNLTIRVSGYAVRFNSLNKMQQDEVIKRTFFDSL